In one Methanoculleus horonobensis genomic region, the following are encoded:
- a CDS encoding CBS domain-containing protein, with protein sequence MKVASDQMVDIPTLYYDDHVTKARSILRDDVFRELYIVDEKNRLRGYLDISDVLRVMDTKSNVTIKGFVREAARVSRNTPLAEAGIAIMNARTNSAAVVNEDGVYQGGVLFSELFPVLISRRAIPGRVEDAMSREPVSCTPDEPIHRVYSLIVSSGFTAFPVVQKREVIGVVSRRDLLRAGSVRTSVKNQADTTVERVMTTPIISVTPDDTIAAASRLMVEHDVSMLPVIDEKKHLVGVIDRHDVLSGRLP encoded by the coding sequence ATGAAGGTGGCCTCAGACCAGATGGTGGACATCCCCACCCTGTATTACGACGATCATGTCACGAAAGCACGGAGTATCCTCCGTGACGACGTCTTTCGCGAACTCTACATCGTGGACGAGAAGAACCGTCTGAGAGGTTATCTTGACATCTCCGACGTCCTGCGCGTCATGGACACCAAGTCGAACGTCACGATCAAGGGGTTCGTCCGGGAAGCAGCCCGGGTCTCCCGGAACACCCCCCTTGCGGAGGCAGGCATCGCTATAATGAATGCCCGTACAAACAGCGCTGCGGTAGTCAACGAAGACGGCGTATACCAGGGAGGGGTGCTCTTCTCCGAACTCTTCCCCGTCCTGATCTCGCGTCGCGCCATCCCCGGCAGGGTCGAGGACGCCATGTCGCGAGAGCCCGTCTCCTGCACACCGGACGAACCCATACACCGCGTCTACAGCCTGATTGTTTCGAGCGGGTTTACCGCGTTTCCGGTGGTACAGAAGAGAGAGGTTATCGGCGTAGTCTCCCGCCGGGATCTCCTCCGCGCCGGGAGTGTCCGCACATCGGTGAAGAACCAGGCAGACACCACCGTCGAGCGGGTGATGACGACACCCATCATCTCGGTGACGCCGGACGACACGATAGCAGCGGCAAGCCGGCTGATGGTCGAACACGACGTCAGCATGCTCCCGGTAATCGACGAGAAAAAGCACCTCGTCGGCGTTATCGACCGTCATGATGTCCTCAGCGGCCGCCTGCCCTGA
- a CDS encoding CBS domain-containing protein gives MMNNSDAIRFETRIPVREVMQSHPTTIDVSETVARAAQIMCRDEVGSCIVLQNNLPTGIVTEEDINCKVVAKDLKPGDIHVSEIMSTPLITIGADKLVGDAAAMMVKHRVRRLPVVEDQMVIGIVTVRDILTVAAEVNELLADLIEINREEEYAMGVCDRCGNISDDLSRVDNLMLCPACREEDQLL, from the coding sequence ATGATGAATAATAGCGATGCCATCCGCTTCGAGACACGCATACCAGTCAGGGAGGTCATGCAGAGCCATCCTACGACCATCGATGTTAGTGAGACTGTTGCCCGGGCGGCGCAGATCATGTGCCGCGACGAGGTCGGGAGCTGTATCGTGCTGCAGAACAACCTCCCCACCGGGATCGTCACGGAGGAGGATATCAACTGCAAAGTCGTGGCTAAAGACTTAAAACCAGGCGATATTCACGTCAGCGAAATCATGAGCACGCCGCTCATCACGATCGGTGCCGACAAACTGGTCGGGGACGCCGCAGCAATGATGGTGAAGCACCGCGTCCGCAGGCTCCCCGTCGTCGAAGACCAGATGGTCATCGGTATCGTGACGGTCCGGGACATCCTCACCGTCGCGGCCGAAGTGAACGAGCTGCTGGCGGATCTCATCGAGATCAACCGCGAGGAGGAGTACGCCATGGGCGTATGCGACCGGTGCGGGAACATCTCCGACGATTTATCAAGGGTCGACAACCTTATGCTCTGCCCCGCCTGTCGGGAGGAGGATCAGTTGCTATGA
- a CDS encoding Era-like GTP-binding protein, protein MTFLVRTKRKISGLLKALFKKRTCRIGIYGPPNAGKTTLANRIVRDWVGDAVGPVSEVPHETRRVRRKEDITITGQNGGSITIDIVDTPGVTTKIDYNEFIEFGIEKDEAVKRAREATEGVAEAMHWLREDIDGVIYMLDSTLDPFQQVNIMLVGIIESRKLPVLIVANKNDLPDASPARIKSAFPQHPVIAISGLEGNNVEELYEQMTSYFG, encoded by the coding sequence ATGACGTTCTTAGTTCGTACGAAAAGAAAGATCTCGGGGCTATTGAAGGCGCTCTTTAAGAAGAGAACCTGCCGCATCGGGATCTACGGCCCTCCCAACGCCGGCAAGACGACGCTTGCGAACCGGATTGTGCGGGATTGGGTCGGTGACGCGGTCGGCCCGGTCAGTGAGGTGCCTCACGAGACCCGGCGTGTCCGGCGGAAAGAGGATATCACCATCACGGGCCAGAACGGCGGTTCGATCACGATCGACATCGTCGATACCCCTGGCGTGACGACCAAGATTGACTACAACGAGTTCATCGAGTTCGGCATCGAGAAGGATGAAGCGGTCAAGCGGGCACGGGAGGCGACCGAGGGTGTTGCCGAGGCGATGCACTGGCTTCGCGAGGATATCGACGGCGTCATCTACATGCTCGACTCCACGCTGGACCCGTTCCAGCAGGTGAACATCATGCTTGTCGGGATCATCGAGAGCAGGAAACTTCCTGTCCTGATCGTCGCAAACAAGAACGATCTTCCCGATGCGTCTCCCGCGCGGATCAAGAGTGCGTTCCCCCAGCATCCCGTGATCGCCATATCGGGTCTCGAAGGGAACAACGTGGAAGAGTTGTACGAGCAGATGACGTCGTATTTCGGGTGA
- a CDS encoding DUF2073 domain-containing protein, with translation MIQGVQIDLISAERLDRLTAMEKIRLILDDVMEGNIVILEKGLAPDEQSKLIEITMREIAPDGFSGIEMETYPIRDAGNGFLAKLLGGKRSETRLTVIGPANQLKTLKKEKDLISAWVSSSR, from the coding sequence ATGATACAGGGTGTACAAATCGACCTGATTTCTGCGGAGCGTCTGGATCGGCTCACCGCAATGGAGAAGATCCGCCTGATCCTCGATGACGTTATGGAAGGAAACATCGTTATCCTGGAGAAGGGCCTCGCGCCGGACGAGCAGAGCAAGCTCATCGAGATCACGATGCGGGAGATCGCGCCGGACGGGTTCTCCGGGATCGAGATGGAGACCTATCCCATCAGGGATGCCGGAAACGGGTTCCTGGCGAAACTTCTCGGCGGGAAACGCTCCGAGACCCGTCTGACCGTGATTGGGCCCGCCAATCAGCTCAAGACGCTCAAGAAGGAGAAGGATCTCATCAGCGCATGGGTCTCCTCGTCGAGATGA
- a CDS encoding Zn-ribbon domain-containing protein, translated as MPHKCTQCGREFEDGSTKILKGCPSCGGKKFLYIREAERHDDVLKEKTIDEIAQETGEEVLEVKQDRRKKEDIEVFERIESIRILGPGSYELNIEKLARSDEVVVGLEKEGKYVVDILSMAKKKK; from the coding sequence ATGCCTCACAAGTGTACACAATGCGGCAGGGAGTTCGAAGACGGTTCGACGAAGATACTGAAAGGATGTCCGAGCTGCGGCGGGAAGAAGTTTCTCTATATCCGTGAGGCCGAACGACACGACGATGTGCTGAAGGAGAAGACTATCGATGAGATCGCCCAGGAGACGGGCGAGGAAGTGCTTGAGGTCAAGCAGGATCGCCGAAAGAAAGAGGATATCGAGGTATTCGAGCGTATCGAGAGCATTCGTATCCTCGGCCCGGGTTCGTACGAATTGAATATCGAGAAGCTGGCCCGGTCGGACGAGGTCGTCGTCGGACTGGAGAAGGAAGGAAAATACGTTGTGGATATCCTCTCCATGGCCAAGAAAAAGAAGTGA
- a CDS encoding KamA family radical SAM protein yields MNTTYDIQTAIGSTKNPIYVTSLDSVPGIGPEERARLAEVTDLFAFRANDYYLSLIDWADPADPIRRLIVPTVEELEPWGHLDPSSEHRFTRAPGLQHKYRETALLLVSDICGGLCRYCFRKRLFTEDAREVNKEISAGLAYIRDHPEITNVLLTGGDPLFLETDRLLDIVRQIREIEHVEIIRIGTKMPAYDPFRIINDPALLDMIRDYSMDEKRIYIMAQFNHPRELTDAACRAVALLQEAGAVVMNQTPLIRGINDDPEVLAALFDKLSFIGANPYYVFQCRPAVGNRTFAVPVEESYRIFEQARTICSGLAKRARFVISHATGKIEVLGKTDRYTYFKYNQAADPEDLGRFMVYKSNPDAYWFDDYTELVDEGRVREPQDLL; encoded by the coding sequence ATGAACACGACATATGATATTCAAACCGCGATCGGGAGCACCAAAAACCCGATTTATGTCACATCGCTCGATTCGGTTCCCGGTATCGGGCCGGAGGAGCGCGCCCGCCTTGCGGAGGTGACCGACCTCTTCGCGTTCCGTGCGAACGACTACTACCTCTCGCTGATCGACTGGGCCGACCCGGCCGACCCGATCCGGCGGCTGATCGTGCCGACCGTCGAGGAGCTTGAGCCCTGGGGGCATCTCGACCCGTCGTCGGAGCATCGGTTTACCCGGGCTCCGGGCCTGCAGCACAAATACCGCGAAACCGCTCTCCTGCTCGTGAGCGACATCTGCGGCGGCCTCTGCCGTTACTGTTTCCGCAAGCGCCTCTTCACCGAGGATGCGCGCGAGGTGAACAAGGAGATCTCTGCGGGGCTTGCCTACATCCGGGATCATCCGGAGATCACGAACGTCCTCCTTACGGGGGGCGATCCGCTCTTCCTCGAGACCGACAGGCTGCTCGATATCGTCCGGCAGATCCGCGAGATTGAACACGTCGAGATCATCAGGATCGGCACGAAGATGCCTGCATACGATCCTTTCCGGATCATCAACGATCCGGCGCTGCTCGACATGATCCGGGACTACAGCATGGACGAGAAGCGTATCTACATCATGGCGCAGTTCAACCACCCGAGGGAACTGACCGATGCCGCATGCCGGGCGGTTGCTCTCCTGCAGGAAGCCGGGGCGGTCGTGATGAACCAGACGCCGCTCATCCGCGGCATCAACGACGACCCGGAGGTGCTTGCGGCGCTCTTCGACAAACTCTCGTTCATCGGCGCAAATCCCTACTACGTCTTCCAGTGCCGCCCGGCGGTCGGCAACAGGACGTTCGCGGTGCCGGTGGAGGAATCCTACCGGATATTCGAGCAGGCCCGCACGATCTGTTCGGGGCTTGCGAAGCGGGCCCGGTTCGTGATCTCCCACGCGACGGGGAAGATCGAGGTGCTCGGGAAGACGGACCGGTACACCTACTTCAAGTACAACCAGGCGGCAGACCCGGAGGATCTCGGGCGATTCATGGTCTATAAGAGCAACCCGGACGCCTACTGGTTCGACGACTACACGGAACTGGTGGACGAAGGAAGGGTGAGGGAGCCGCAGGATCTGCTGTAG
- a CDS encoding PKD domain-containing protein — protein sequence MDPDTAASDLIATMALIAVFVTAMAILGVTLLASPPGDAAPAMLARSVTEDGRLSIHHDGGDPLDWEHVAILIDGVDRTGEFSLVDVSGGEHDTWTSWETGQVLVLSGVPEDAHVQIVAGGVDRTGSDWLLHDFGNGSAVGPTATATTVPTGTSTTVPTTIPTTIPTTEPTQVPLVAGFTADTTSGPAPLSVQFNDASTGGATSWFWDFGDGGNSTDQNPIHVYISPGTYTVTLAASNAHGNDTETKPGYITVAAPLIADFTANVTTGPAPLTVQFTDFSSGDGITSWSWDFGDGSTSSVQNPVHTYGTDGTYNVSLTVENAHGSDTVTKSNYITVAAEHVSQLEVNSVRQVRILFWSWYTPVNDIEIDYSGELGAGSDRTPFVLSKTAPANSGFSVTLAAPDEIQVWLLIFPTSMEFDHWEVGENTFGSRIVDVSIPDRGSETATAYYRF from the coding sequence ATGGATCCCGACACCGCCGCCTCCGACCTCATCGCCACGATGGCGCTCATCGCCGTCTTCGTGACAGCGATGGCGATCCTCGGGGTGACGCTCCTCGCCAGTCCCCCGGGGGACGCGGCACCCGCGATGCTTGCCCGTAGCGTGACCGAGGACGGGAGACTCTCCATCCACCATGACGGCGGCGACCCCCTCGATTGGGAACACGTCGCTATTCTGATCGACGGGGTCGACCGGACGGGGGAGTTCAGCCTCGTCGATGTCTCAGGAGGCGAGCACGACACCTGGACGTCATGGGAGACCGGGCAGGTCCTCGTCCTCAGCGGTGTGCCCGAGGACGCCCACGTCCAGATCGTCGCCGGGGGCGTGGACCGCACCGGCAGCGACTGGCTCCTTCACGACTTCGGGAACGGTTCGGCGGTCGGGCCAACGGCAACGGCAACAACGGTGCCGACCGGAACATCCACTACAGTGCCCACCACCATACCCACTACAATACCGACGACCGAACCGACACAGGTGCCTCTTGTCGCTGGCTTCACCGCCGACACCACATCCGGCCCGGCGCCCCTCTCGGTGCAGTTCAACGACGCCTCCACGGGCGGGGCGACCTCGTGGTTCTGGGACTTCGGGGACGGCGGCAATTCTACCGACCAGAACCCGATCCACGTCTATATCAGTCCGGGGACGTACACCGTGACGCTGGCAGCCAGCAACGCACACGGGAACGATACCGAAACGAAGCCCGGGTACATCACCGTCGCCGCTCCGCTCATCGCTGACTTCACAGCCAACGTCACCACCGGCCCGGCGCCCCTTACGGTGCAGTTCACCGACTTCTCCAGCGGTGATGGAATTACATCGTGGTCCTGGGACTTCGGCGACGGCAGTACGTCCTCCGTGCAGAACCCGGTGCACACTTACGGGACAGATGGCACCTACAACGTCTCCCTGACGGTTGAGAACGCCCACGGCAGCGATACCGTGACGAAGTCGAACTACATCACGGTTGCAGCGGAGCACGTCTCGCAGCTGGAGGTGAACTCGGTCAGGCAGGTGCGCATACTCTTCTGGAGTTGGTACACCCCGGTAAACGACATCGAGATCGATTATTCTGGGGAACTCGGAGCGGGATCGGACCGGACGCCGTTCGTGCTCAGCAAGACCGCTCCGGCCAACTCCGGGTTCAGCGTTACGCTGGCTGCACCGGATGAAATACAGGTCTGGCTCCTGATATTCCCCACCTCCATGGAATTTGACCACTGGGAGGTCGGCGAAAATACGTTCGGGAGCAGGATCGTCGACGTATCGATCCCCGACAGAGGGAGCGAGACAGCCACGGCGTATTACAGGTTCTGA
- a CDS encoding type IV pilin N-terminal domain-containing protein, which produces MQQHPGEEGVSEMVGAMLLLGLTVIGVVLVGIVFLSDSRPDAIPHAAIAAGMNETDRLILVHEGGDPLRAGEYRIYVDTGSGLTVGTDSFTGHEDGAWSVGKSLVYNGTGTPERVVVTAISGGSETVLAEPEFRGGTERFSPDPVRPGVMVTPGSGDDEDTSPVWITTPETGQGLAFSGTGNGNNRHATMVAQTTLEDVTRVDFIVYQLDEPYSNEKESMMRNVQTNASAYYVWDNIPTMPGLSNGDKVAMIAIVYNGDAIIGCSGVTTTVSGL; this is translated from the coding sequence ATGCAACAGCACCCGGGTGAAGAAGGAGTCTCCGAGATGGTCGGGGCGATGCTCCTGCTCGGCCTGACCGTCATCGGCGTCGTGCTCGTCGGTATCGTCTTCCTCTCCGACTCCCGGCCGGACGCGATCCCCCATGCAGCCATCGCCGCGGGGATGAACGAGACCGACCGCCTCATCCTCGTCCACGAGGGCGGTGACCCCCTGCGGGCAGGCGAGTACCGGATCTACGTCGATACCGGGAGCGGACTTACTGTCGGGACAGATTCATTCACCGGACACGAAGACGGGGCGTGGTCGGTGGGGAAGAGCCTCGTCTACAACGGCACGGGAACGCCGGAACGGGTGGTCGTGACCGCAATCTCGGGGGGCAGCGAGACAGTCCTTGCAGAGCCGGAGTTCAGGGGCGGGACGGAGAGGTTCTCCCCCGACCCGGTGAGGCCGGGAGTGATGGTAACCCCGGGATCGGGAGACGACGAAGATACCTCGCCCGTTTGGATCACGACACCTGAAACCGGCCAGGGGTTGGCATTCTCAGGGACAGGAAACGGCAACAATAGGCATGCAACGATGGTCGCCCAGACTACGCTGGAAGATGTGACCCGAGTTGATTTCATCGTATACCAACTTGATGAGCCGTATAGCAACGAGAAAGAATCAATGATGCGAAACGTCCAGACAAATGCCAGTGCCTATTACGTCTGGGACAACATCCCAACTATGCCAGGGCTTTCCAATGGCGACAAAGTCGCAATGATCGCCATTGTGTATAACGGAGACGCGATAATCGGATGTAGCGGGGTGACCACGACGGTCTCAGGACTATAG
- a CDS encoding DUF7289 family protein: MPSRARDDGLSEVVGFVLILALIVMALSLYQVYGVPAAGRESEIAHMNQVKDRFIDYKIALDSLWLNERNGVLLSTAFDLGTGSAATGGSAFALPILAPAGSGGTVSVKSGGANLTIAPEGGSPMTVPLGSLSYTSSNHYWVDQTWTYQGGAIFLSQGEAATVRVGPSIAAAKTEDGNITLTVAPISLEGSAGTAGSGPVRVETRMRWSEPSTLSGTYDNVNLTLDADDPATARAWMRAFDGVRQRAIEENVEPTWLSTGLSGNTARLTVQPEGGKKVFLRMYPANYTVTIHNAASLTE, from the coding sequence ATGCCGTCCCGCGCACGTGATGATGGCCTCTCCGAGGTCGTCGGATTCGTCCTGATCCTCGCCCTGATCGTTATGGCACTCTCGCTCTATCAGGTCTACGGGGTTCCGGCGGCCGGGAGGGAGAGCGAGATCGCGCATATGAACCAGGTGAAAGACCGGTTCATCGATTACAAGATTGCTCTCGACTCGCTCTGGTTGAACGAACGAAACGGGGTTCTTCTCTCGACGGCCTTCGACCTCGGCACGGGCTCGGCGGCGACCGGGGGCAGTGCCTTCGCGCTCCCGATCCTTGCGCCAGCAGGGTCGGGAGGAACGGTCTCGGTGAAGAGCGGGGGAGCGAACCTGACGATCGCACCCGAAGGGGGGAGTCCGATGACCGTCCCCCTCGGCAGCCTCTCCTACACCTCCTCGAACCACTACTGGGTCGACCAGACCTGGACATACCAGGGGGGCGCGATCTTCCTCTCGCAGGGGGAGGCGGCGACGGTGCGGGTGGGGCCGTCGATTGCGGCGGCGAAGACGGAGGACGGCAACATCACCCTCACCGTAGCCCCGATCAGCCTCGAAGGCTCGGCCGGGACGGCGGGGTCGGGGCCGGTGCGGGTCGAGACCAGGATGCGCTGGAGCGAACCCTCCACTCTCAGCGGAACCTATGACAACGTGAACCTGACCCTCGATGCCGACGATCCGGCGACGGCCAGGGCCTGGATGAGGGCGTTTGACGGGGTCCGGCAGAGAGCGATCGAGGAGAACGTCGAACCCACATGGCTATCGACCGGACTGAGCGGGAATACCGCCCGGCTCACCGTCCAGCCGGAGGGAGGCAAGAAGGTCTTCCTCAGGATGTATCCGGCGAACTACACGGTGACGATCCACAACGCGGCGTCCCTGACGGAGTGA
- a CDS encoding radical SAM protein, whose amino-acid sequence MPQDTGVPPGGQFLSPGCVLCHQGAKMVLFVTGRCHRTCWYCPLSRERKGRDVVFANERQVSSPPEAIEVAESMSALGTGVTGGEPLIELDRVVEYCRALKEHFGPDHQIHLYTGLAPDEAMLRRLQGLVDEIRLHPPHEVWPQIIETDFARSAVLARRMGFLIGIEVPALPGIENLAAVLPLLDFLNINELEWGETCAAAMRERGLELDDGMHNAVKGARQWAEKLAGDPKVHFCSSVFKDSVQLRERLKRIAANTARPFEEVTDDGTVVYGVLEPEGAVDGFLEGLDDDEYAVSEGRIEMAWWVLAEHGAGLPGRKYVVERYPSGGMVVEVTPL is encoded by the coding sequence ATGCCACAGGACACGGGAGTACCCCCCGGCGGGCAGTTCCTCTCGCCAGGGTGCGTCCTCTGCCACCAGGGAGCAAAGATGGTCCTCTTCGTGACCGGCCGGTGTCACCGCACCTGCTGGTACTGCCCGCTCTCGCGTGAGAGGAAGGGCCGGGACGTGGTGTTTGCAAATGAACGGCAGGTCTCGTCGCCGCCCGAAGCCATCGAGGTCGCGGAGAGCATGAGCGCTCTCGGAACCGGCGTCACCGGCGGCGAACCCCTGATCGAACTCGACCGGGTGGTGGAGTACTGCCGCGCCCTCAAGGAGCACTTCGGCCCGGATCACCAGATCCACCTCTACACCGGCCTTGCGCCGGACGAAGCCATGCTCCGGCGCCTGCAGGGTTTGGTCGACGAGATCCGATTGCACCCGCCGCATGAGGTCTGGCCGCAGATCATCGAGACCGATTTTGCCCGATCTGCCGTCCTCGCCCGGCGGATGGGCTTCCTCATCGGGATCGAGGTGCCGGCGCTCCCGGGAATCGAGAACCTTGCCGCCGTCCTCCCTCTCCTCGACTTTTTGAACATCAACGAGCTGGAGTGGGGCGAGACCTGCGCCGCCGCCATGCGCGAACGCGGGCTCGAGCTCGACGACGGGATGCACAACGCCGTGAAGGGTGCTCGCCAGTGGGCGGAGAAACTTGCCGGCGACCCGAAAGTCCACTTCTGTTCGTCGGTCTTCAAGGACTCAGTCCAGCTACGGGAACGGTTAAAGCGGATCGCTGCCAATACTGCGCGTCCGTTCGAGGAGGTGACGGATGACGGAACCGTCGTCTACGGGGTGCTCGAGCCGGAAGGTGCCGTCGACGGGTTCCTGGAGGGTCTTGATGACGATGAGTATGCAGTCTCTGAGGGGCGGATCGAGATGGCGTGGTGGGTTCTTGCCGAGCACGGTGCCGGGCTGCCGGGCAGGAAGTACGTCGTCGAGCGCTACCCGAGCGGCGGCATGGTGGTCGAGGTGACGCCGCTCTGA
- the uppS gene encoding polyprenyl diphosphate synthase, whose translation MLRSGIDPLYERFLKWQVKHVPRHIAVIQDGNRRYAREQGLDTAVGHRLGADATEQVLDWACELGVQHITLYTFSTENFRRNSAELESLFRLFREKFTAVMKDKRVHRNRIRVQMIGDRSLLPADLLATIDAAEEATRHYSDYFINIALAYGGRNEIVHAARSILDEVREGAIDPAAIDPATVEAHLNRGAPIPPVDLIIRTGNDYRTSNFLPWLANGHESAVYFCAPYWPAFRKIDLLRAMRVYDQRMRLKERVARRA comes from the coding sequence ATGTTGCGTTCGGGGATCGACCCGCTCTACGAGCGTTTCCTGAAGTGGCAGGTGAAGCACGTCCCCCGGCACATCGCGGTTATCCAGGACGGAAACCGCCGGTATGCCCGGGAACAGGGGCTCGATACGGCGGTCGGCCACCGGCTCGGAGCGGATGCGACGGAGCAGGTTCTCGACTGGGCGTGCGAGCTCGGTGTGCAGCACATCACGCTCTACACCTTCTCCACCGAGAACTTCCGGAGGAATAGCGCCGAGCTCGAATCGCTCTTTCGCCTCTTCCGGGAGAAGTTCACTGCGGTCATGAAGGACAAGCGGGTGCATAGAAACCGCATCCGTGTGCAGATGATCGGCGATCGATCCCTCCTCCCTGCCGACCTCCTCGCGACCATAGATGCGGCGGAGGAGGCGACCCGGCACTACAGCGATTACTTCATCAACATCGCGCTCGCCTACGGCGGCCGGAACGAGATCGTGCACGCCGCCCGGTCGATCCTCGACGAGGTCCGGGAGGGTGCCATCGACCCGGCGGCCATCGACCCCGCGACCGTTGAGGCCCACCTCAACCGGGGAGCGCCCATACCCCCCGTCGACCTGATCATCCGTACCGGGAACGATTACCGGACCTCGAACTTCCTCCCCTGGCTCGCGAACGGCCACGAGTCGGCCGTCTACTTCTGCGCCCCCTACTGGCCGGCGTTCAGGAAGATCGATCTGTTGCGGGCGATGCGGGTCTACGACCAGCGCATGCGCTTAAAAGAGCGCGTGGCCCGGCGGGCGTGA
- a CDS encoding undecaprenyl diphosphate synthase family protein: protein MIYRFYEKYLLRDLRTLPEHVCFMITEQDMLDAPDNLSLATRWCRDLGIKSATFHISTADPARLERCLPRIREVSSIARLTLHYRDEKEVTGEGMDVTVAIGKSGREEIAGCVRRMAEDGIDPESVDEDVLESYLTFNYEPDLVIKTGGDHLTDFLIWQSVYSELFFLDVNWALLRKVDFLRALRDFQSRARRFGK from the coding sequence ATGATCTACCGGTTCTACGAGAAGTACCTCCTCCGCGACCTCAGGACGCTTCCCGAGCACGTCTGCTTCATGATCACCGAGCAGGATATGCTCGACGCCCCGGACAACCTCTCCCTTGCCACCCGGTGGTGCCGCGACCTCGGGATCAAGAGCGCCACGTTCCACATCAGCACCGCCGACCCCGCCCGGCTGGAGCGGTGCCTCCCGCGAATCCGGGAGGTATCCTCGATCGCGCGCCTGACCCTGCACTACCGCGACGAGAAGGAGGTCACCGGCGAAGGCATGGACGTGACGGTGGCGATCGGGAAGAGCGGCAGGGAGGAGATCGCCGGGTGCGTGCGAAGGATGGCCGAGGACGGGATAGATCCGGAATCGGTCGACGAAGACGTGCTGGAGTCGTACCTCACCTTCAACTACGAGCCGGATCTCGTCATCAAGACCGGCGGCGACCACCTGACCGACTTCCTCATCTGGCAGTCGGTCTACTCCGAACTCTTCTTCCTCGACGTCAACTGGGCGCTGCTCAGAAAAGTGGATTTCCTCCGGGCGCTCCGGGACTTCCAGTCGAGAGCCCGACGGTTCGGGAAGTAA